One window from the genome of Synechococcus sp. PROS-7-1 encodes:
- a CDS encoding c-type cytochrome — protein MRFVASFVLALLIGLVSPLAADATDAVRGGQIFTTNCAACHAGGGNIIKAERTLQEADLKAHLPNYLGAHESAIVAQVTYGRNAMPAFVDVLSESEIADVAAYVEEQSSQGWS, from the coding sequence ATGCGCTTCGTTGCTTCGTTCGTTCTGGCTTTATTGATTGGCTTGGTTTCGCCCCTTGCCGCCGATGCCACCGATGCGGTGCGTGGCGGTCAGATCTTTACAACCAATTGCGCCGCTTGCCATGCCGGCGGCGGCAACATCATCAAGGCGGAGCGCACCCTGCAGGAAGCTGATCTCAAGGCCCACCTTCCCAATTATCTCGGTGCCCATGAATCAGCGATCGTGGCCCAGGTCACCTACGGCCGCAATGCCATGCCCGCCTTTGTGGATGTGCTCAGTGAATCGGAAATCGCCGACGTTGCTGCCTACGTGGAAGAGCAATCGTCTCAAGGCTGGAGTTAG
- a CDS encoding DMT family transporter, which translates to MRRYWTGLLAAVFFGCSAPLIAELASEGGPLAVTALLYLGASAVLLPMQHLRSSAKENLNAEETPVQPSDWPSLALLTLLGGVVGPLCLVMGLERLSPATGSLLLNLESLFTLIVAVLIGREHLGRRGFGAAALTLAGALILSGGHLGGGSLGGVVLIALACLAWGVDNNLSQALSLRDPLQISCIKALGASLPLLVMSAVFQQSFPPMRSSLALLVIGALGYGISIWLDLIALRQLGAAREAVLFATAPFVGAVFAVVVLGSALSSALVLAAGLMAGGVILLIGDHHSHRHHHAAMHHNHRHQHSAEDPDPHHQHQHPGGAPLWHAHEHEHEAMQHTHPHVSDLHHRHDHDPSEPPQA; encoded by the coding sequence ATGCGTCGCTACTGGACCGGTCTCCTGGCCGCCGTGTTCTTCGGCTGCAGTGCTCCATTAATCGCGGAGCTGGCCTCTGAAGGTGGCCCCTTGGCCGTCACCGCCCTGCTCTACCTCGGTGCCAGTGCCGTCCTGCTGCCCATGCAGCACCTGCGATCAAGCGCGAAAGAGAACCTGAACGCAGAGGAAACGCCGGTTCAGCCCTCCGACTGGCCGAGCCTGGCCCTGCTCACGCTCCTGGGGGGAGTGGTCGGCCCCCTCTGTCTGGTGATGGGGCTTGAACGGCTCTCCCCCGCCACAGGGTCGCTGCTGCTGAATCTGGAATCCCTGTTCACATTGATCGTCGCGGTGTTGATTGGCCGCGAGCACCTGGGTCGGCGTGGGTTCGGCGCGGCCGCACTCACCCTGGCTGGAGCCTTGATCCTGAGCGGAGGCCACCTGGGTGGCGGTTCTCTTGGCGGGGTGGTGTTGATCGCCCTGGCCTGCCTGGCCTGGGGGGTGGACAACAACCTCAGCCAAGCCCTGAGCCTGCGTGATCCCCTGCAGATCTCCTGCATCAAAGCCCTCGGAGCCTCCCTGCCACTGCTGGTGATGTCAGCCGTGTTCCAGCAATCCTTCCCTCCGATGCGAAGCAGCCTCGCGTTGCTGGTGATTGGAGCACTGGGCTACGGCATCTCGATCTGGCTAGATCTGATCGCGCTGCGTCAGCTTGGAGCGGCACGGGAAGCCGTGCTGTTTGCCACGGCGCCGTTTGTTGGAGCCGTGTTTGCCGTGGTGGTGCTGGGCAGTGCCCTGAGCAGCGCCCTGGTCCTCGCAGCGGGCCTGATGGCCGGTGGCGTGATCCTGCTGATCGGTGATCACCACAGCCACCGGCATCACCACGCGGCGATGCATCACAACCACCGCCATCAACACAGTGCGGAGGATCCCGATCCCCATCACCAGCATCAACATCCCGGTGGAGCGCCGCTGTGGCATGCCCATGAACACGAGCATGAAGCGATGCAGCACACCCATCCACACGTGAGCGACCTCCACCACCGCCATGACCACGACCCTTCAGAACCGCCTCAGGCCTGA
- a CDS encoding metal ABC transporter permease produces MTEIDLWLVPLLMALLVGVLCPVTGTLLVTQRRVLQANLISHAVLPGVAVAVAFGLDPAIGGVLSGLLGSLLAERLQRGQSAGQEAVINTVLAGFLGLGVLLIPLLNLRLDLEGLLFGDLLIVDWSDLTRVLVATAAMGLLLLTRYRQLVFLGVDPEGAQASGLPVRSLQLMQALVTSMVIVSAMAAVGVILVIGLLCAPVLPGLRRVGSLRAAMVQSACMGLAVSAIGFLLAVPLNLPPGPLIGVVCMALLCLPRLKLAG; encoded by the coding sequence ATGACTGAGATCGATCTCTGGCTTGTTCCCCTGTTGATGGCCCTGCTGGTCGGCGTGCTCTGTCCGGTGACCGGCACCCTGTTGGTGACGCAGAGGCGGGTGTTGCAGGCGAATCTCATCTCCCATGCCGTTCTGCCTGGCGTTGCTGTGGCCGTGGCGTTCGGCTTGGATCCTGCGATCGGTGGAGTGCTGAGCGGTCTGCTGGGATCCCTACTGGCGGAACGCTTGCAGCGGGGTCAGTCGGCTGGCCAGGAAGCGGTGATCAACACCGTGCTGGCTGGATTTCTCGGGCTGGGCGTGCTGCTGATTCCCCTACTCAATCTGCGCCTGGATCTGGAGGGCTTGCTGTTCGGCGATCTCCTGATCGTGGACTGGTCGGATCTGACCCGGGTGCTGGTGGCGACCGCGGCCATGGGGTTGCTGTTGCTGACGCGCTACCGCCAGCTCGTGTTTCTCGGGGTGGATCCTGAAGGTGCGCAAGCCTCTGGTTTACCGGTGCGCAGTTTGCAATTGATGCAGGCTCTGGTGACCTCGATGGTGATTGTCAGTGCGATGGCGGCTGTCGGAGTGATCCTGGTGATTGGTCTTCTCTGCGCACCAGTGCTGCCCGGCTTGCGTCGGGTGGGCAGTCTGAGAGCGGCGATGGTGCAGTCCGCTTGCATGGGACTGGCCGTCAGTGCCATCGGTTTTTTGCTGGCGGTGCCCCTGAACCTGCCTCCCGGTCCCCTGATCGGGGTGGTGTGCATGGCGCTTCTATGCCTGCCGAGGCTGAAGTTGGCCGGGTAG
- a CDS encoding metal ABC transporter ATP-binding protein — MGGAPLVADAVSAAFDNRVVLQDVSLTLQPGTLTALVGANGAGKSTLLHLLQGQLSPTIGRVLCDGVPVQMCRDQVVLMPQRGRIDWSFPITVREFVDLGSVRSRSYGCCDRDAALQRVGLTALAGRRLDALSGGQQQRALLARAIVQPSRVLLLDEPCAAIDPPSRAQLLQLMRQLADAGQTLLVSSHDWGSALDQYDRVIVLDGRVLADGSPDQIRHRLGDQLDPGAHCHD, encoded by the coding sequence ATGGGGGGTGCTCCCCTGGTTGCCGACGCGGTGTCGGCTGCTTTTGACAATCGCGTCGTTCTTCAAGACGTGTCTCTGACACTCCAGCCAGGCACGCTCACGGCCTTGGTTGGCGCGAATGGTGCCGGGAAATCCACCCTCCTGCATCTGTTGCAGGGGCAGCTCTCCCCCACGATCGGCCGGGTGCTCTGCGATGGCGTTCCCGTGCAGATGTGCCGCGATCAAGTGGTGCTCATGCCCCAGCGCGGACGGATTGACTGGTCGTTTCCGATCACGGTGCGGGAGTTCGTGGATCTCGGATCGGTGCGATCCAGGTCTTATGGCTGTTGTGACAGAGATGCAGCACTGCAACGGGTCGGTCTGACAGCCCTAGCCGGTCGTCGCCTGGATGCCCTGTCCGGAGGCCAGCAGCAGAGAGCTCTGCTGGCGCGTGCGATCGTGCAGCCGTCTCGCGTGCTGCTGCTCGATGAACCCTGTGCCGCCATTGATCCCCCCTCGCGGGCGCAGTTGCTTCAGCTGATGCGGCAGCTGGCCGATGCAGGCCAGACCTTGCTGGTGAGCAGTCACGACTGGGGCTCGGCCCTCGATCAGTACGACCGTGTGATCGTGCTCGACGGACGCGTGCTGGCCGACGGATCGCCTGATCAGATTCGGCATCGGCTTGGCGATCAACTCGATCCGGGAGCCCACTGCCATGACTGA
- a CDS encoding TIGR03943 family protein, whose translation MSLLQRLRRSPWLMPLALGLWGWLLLWSSASGRLDLLLNAAFHPVVTAAGGVLLLLALIQLRRARTRPVGPLPLGVLFSLGVALLMLAFPPAPSFSDLAANRQDSLPEAPQLSFFLPPEQRTLTEWVRLLRSQPDPDLHAGDPLRISGFVLARPGEPAQLARLTVRCCLADATPAGLPVDWPEGTDPKPDQWLEIEGTMTVQDRNGVPTNVVKPKGIKAIPRPERPLEP comes from the coding sequence ATGTCTCTGCTGCAACGCCTGCGCCGATCCCCCTGGTTGATGCCTCTGGCCTTGGGGCTGTGGGGCTGGCTGTTGCTCTGGAGCAGTGCGTCTGGACGTTTGGATCTGCTTCTCAATGCGGCCTTTCACCCTGTGGTGACGGCAGCCGGGGGTGTTCTGCTGCTGCTGGCGTTGATCCAGTTGCGTAGGGCCCGAACCCGTCCGGTTGGACCACTTCCGCTGGGCGTGTTGTTCTCGCTGGGCGTGGCCCTGCTGATGCTGGCCTTCCCCCCGGCTCCCTCCTTCAGTGATCTGGCAGCCAACCGTCAGGACAGTCTCCCTGAGGCTCCCCAGCTCAGTTTTTTCCTCCCCCCCGAGCAGCGCACACTGACGGAATGGGTGCGCTTGCTGCGCAGTCAGCCTGATCCGGATCTGCATGCTGGAGATCCGTTGCGGATCAGTGGTTTCGTTCTGGCGCGGCCTGGGGAGCCTGCGCAGCTGGCCCGTCTCACCGTGCGTTGCTGTCTGGCCGATGCAACGCCCGCCGGTTTGCCTGTGGACTGGCCTGAGGGAACGGATCCAAAGCCGGATCAATGGCTGGAGATCGAGGGAACGATGACGGTGCAGGACCGAAACGGCGTGCCGACGAATGTGGTGAAACCCAAGGGCATCAAGGCGATTCCCCGGCCGGAGCGCCCTCTGGAACCATGA
- a CDS encoding metal ABC transporter permease, producing MDLLLEPLSHAFMLKALLISALVGGVCGLLSCYMTLKGWALMGDAVSHAVLPGVVLAYALGLPFSLGAFVFGVGSVATIGFVKQKSRIKEDTVIGLVFTGFFALGLVLVSKTRSNIDLTHILFGNVLGISSADILQTVLISSVVIVLLLLFRRDLLLFCFDPTHARSIGINTGALHYLLLSVLSLAAVAGLQTVGIILVVAMLVTPGATAYLLTDRFDRMTWLAIGSSVLSSLLGVYVSYWTDSSTAGCIVLVQTGLFLLAFLLAPRHGVLRRGNPQA from the coding sequence ATGGATCTTCTCCTGGAACCACTCAGCCACGCCTTCATGCTCAAGGCGCTGTTGATCAGCGCCCTGGTGGGAGGAGTTTGCGGTCTGCTCTCCTGCTACATGACCCTCAAGGGCTGGGCTCTGATGGGCGATGCCGTTTCCCACGCCGTGCTGCCGGGAGTGGTGCTCGCCTATGCGCTGGGGCTTCCCTTCTCTCTCGGTGCCTTCGTGTTCGGCGTGGGGTCGGTGGCCACCATCGGCTTCGTGAAGCAGAAGTCGCGGATCAAGGAAGACACGGTGATCGGATTGGTGTTCACGGGCTTCTTCGCCCTGGGGCTGGTGCTGGTGTCGAAGACGCGCAGCAACATCGACCTCACCCACATCCTCTTCGGCAATGTGCTGGGGATCTCCTCCGCCGACATCCTCCAAACCGTGCTGATCTCCAGCGTGGTGATCGTGCTGCTGCTGCTGTTCCGCAGGGATCTGCTGCTTTTCTGTTTTGATCCCACCCATGCCCGTTCGATCGGGATCAACACCGGTGCCCTGCACTACCTGCTTCTCTCAGTGCTGTCGTTGGCGGCGGTGGCCGGACTGCAGACGGTGGGCATCATTCTCGTGGTGGCCATGCTCGTCACCCCCGGAGCCACGGCCTATCTGCTCACGGATCGCTTTGATCGCATGACCTGGCTGGCGATTGGCAGCAGTGTGCTGTCGAGTCTGCTGGGGGTTTATGTGAGCTACTGGACCGACAGCTCCACGGCGGGATGCATCGTTCTTGTGCAAACCGGTCTTTTCCTGTTGGCCTTTCTTCTGGCACCGCGTCATGGCGTGTTGCGCCGTGGAAACCCTCAGGCCTGA
- a CDS encoding DUF3721 domain-containing protein, whose protein sequence is MQFQSTRFRRKSAMALLGLLTLVGVASARAHHVPGDDHSGMVLSGQPQHSDQSSGGKKAMFDTREEAEAAAPGFGCKGAHAMGSKWMPCESHGHGMGG, encoded by the coding sequence ATGCAATTCCAGTCCACCCGTTTCAGGCGCAAGAGCGCTATGGCGCTCTTGGGTTTGCTCACCCTGGTGGGTGTTGCTTCGGCCCGCGCCCATCACGTGCCCGGTGATGACCACAGCGGCATGGTGTTGTCGGGTCAACCTCAACACTCCGATCAGAGCTCAGGCGGCAAGAAAGCCATGTTTGATACTCGGGAGGAAGCCGAGGCCGCTGCCCCTGGTTTTGGATGCAAAGGTGCGCACGCCATGGGCAGCAAGTGGATGCCCTGCGAGAGTCATGGTCACGGCATGGGGGGGTGA
- a CDS encoding metal ABC transporter substrate-binding protein — protein MFVPLLPSASGVLIAAAASVPTVVAADGVLCDITKTLVADQAKVVCLIPAGADSHTLALRPADRTNLSKANLVLVNGYNLTPALNGVKAGGPVVSIGEIAVPKNPVKDPHIWHDSSNAAAMVNTTASKLKPLFQGQQDTAINRRRLSMDSVLKALGTWTGAQIRTVPKAQRVLVTGHRGFSFLARRYGIRELPVIDEYATGGRMRPSSLRAISKAIKASGTKVIFPDALPPSKTMRRISRSSGVPLAKRPLFGDGQAPGQSLIQTATGNVCNFVVSQGGTCDQKAADQLQKRWAAIN, from the coding sequence TTGTTCGTCCCTCTTCTTCCGTCGGCCTCAGGGGTCCTGATTGCTGCTGCCGCTTCGGTGCCCACCGTGGTTGCTGCGGATGGAGTGCTCTGTGACATCACCAAAACGCTGGTGGCTGATCAGGCCAAGGTGGTCTGTTTGATTCCTGCCGGCGCCGATTCCCACACCCTGGCGTTGCGTCCTGCCGATCGCACCAATCTCAGCAAGGCCAATCTGGTGCTTGTGAATGGCTACAACCTCACGCCAGCGCTGAATGGCGTCAAAGCAGGTGGCCCTGTGGTGTCGATCGGTGAGATCGCTGTACCGAAGAACCCGGTCAAGGATCCGCACATTTGGCACGACTCATCCAATGCGGCGGCCATGGTCAACACCACAGCCTCAAAGTTGAAGCCGCTGTTTCAGGGTCAGCAAGACACGGCCATCAATCGCAGGCGGTTATCGATGGACTCTGTGTTGAAAGCCTTGGGAACCTGGACTGGAGCTCAGATCCGCACTGTTCCAAAAGCGCAGCGCGTTCTGGTGACTGGCCATCGCGGCTTTTCGTTTCTGGCCAGGCGCTATGGAATCCGTGAACTTCCGGTGATTGACGAGTACGCCACCGGTGGCCGGATGCGTCCTTCCAGCCTGCGTGCCATCAGCAAGGCCATCAAGGCTTCCGGCACCAAGGTGATCTTCCCCGACGCGTTACCTCCTTCGAAGACGATGCGCCGGATCAGTCGCTCCAGCGGTGTGCCTTTGGCCAAGCGACCGTTGTTCGGCGATGGTCAGGCACCTGGACAAAGCCTGATTCAGACAGCCACCGGCAATGTGTGCAATTTCGTGGTGTCTCAAGGAGGGACGTGCGATCAGAAGGCGGCTGATCAGCTGCAGAAGCGCTGGGCTGCGATCAATTGA
- a CDS encoding permease encodes MTRASTAWAIFQGLLIEALPFLLLGVAIAGIARWLVPQSAWVRRLPRNAFLAPIVGALLGFALPACECGNVPVARRLLASGAPLGTGFGFLFAAPVLNPIVLASTWAAFPDKTWLLWARPLGAFLIALALSMLLGMLGESQLLEPALLEERRLTQPLSRVGLLERGSGLVGGSASISERPPSADRLGPGELLGHSTREFLSLLTLLVLGSALAAVVQTWLPRSWLLALGSAPTLSVIALMLLALVLSVCSSVDAFLALGFAAQVTPGALLAFLLLGPVVDLKLAGLFTVLLTPRAIAITAVAASLLVLLIGQWVNFLQL; translated from the coding sequence ATGACACGTGCCTCCACGGCTTGGGCCATCTTCCAAGGTCTGCTGATTGAGGCCCTTCCCTTCCTTCTGCTGGGAGTGGCGATTGCAGGGATCGCTCGGTGGCTCGTTCCCCAGTCGGCCTGGGTTCGCCGGCTTCCGCGCAATGCCTTTCTCGCACCGATTGTGGGGGCACTGCTCGGATTCGCTCTGCCGGCCTGTGAATGCGGCAATGTGCCTGTTGCCCGGCGGCTTCTGGCCAGCGGAGCACCCCTTGGAACGGGGTTTGGATTTCTCTTCGCGGCTCCGGTTCTCAATCCGATCGTGCTGGCCAGCACCTGGGCTGCGTTTCCCGATAAAACCTGGCTGCTCTGGGCCCGGCCTCTGGGTGCATTCCTGATTGCCTTGGCGCTCAGCATGCTTCTGGGAATGCTGGGTGAATCCCAACTCCTGGAGCCGGCTCTGCTGGAGGAGAGGCGCCTCACCCAACCGCTGTCTCGGGTGGGATTGCTCGAGCGTGGTAGTGGTCTGGTGGGGGGCAGTGCATCGATCTCTGAACGGCCCCCATCCGCTGATCGGCTTGGACCCGGTGAGTTGCTCGGCCACAGCACCCGGGAATTTCTGAGTCTTCTCACCTTGCTGGTGCTGGGCAGCGCCCTGGCGGCGGTGGTTCAAACCTGGTTGCCCCGCAGCTGGCTTCTGGCACTCGGCAGTGCGCCGACACTGTCGGTGATCGCCTTGATGCTGCTGGCCTTGGTGCTGTCGGTGTGTTCCAGTGTGGATGCCTTTCTTGCGCTGGGGTTTGCCGCCCAGGTCACCCCTGGGGCACTGCTGGCGTTTCTACTCCTCGGTCCTGTCGTTGACCTCAAACTGGCTGGACTGTTCACTGTGTTGCTCACGCCCAGGGCGATCGCTATCACCGCAGTGGCGGCGTCATTGCTGGTGTTGCTGATTGGTCAGTGGGTCAATTTTCTTCAGCTCTGA